In Gammaproteobacteria bacterium, one DNA window encodes the following:
- a CDS encoding efflux RND transporter periplasmic adaptor subunit — translation MNRAVRRMTRGVALGLAGVVAACSSSAEAGDTIPPIIEGATRVINVEVEPIAPTGFTELIRLTGTVRANRDVVVSATEAGLVASILVDQGSPVRAGQAVARLDDTQLRAQVDEARARADLAQETWERYRRLFEEDQVGSELQYLEARYTAEQSAASLTALSARLDATVIRAPFEGVLDSRDIELGSMIMPGTPVARVVDLDPVRIRGGVPERFALDVRPGSRATVTFQVLEGEIFEGDITYVGAAVDPEDRTFPVELTLANPGGLIKPEMVANIEIVRETRSDVVVVPREVLLRVEDGYVAYVVEGSGDEGVARLRDVELGPAQRNLVVIEEGLRAGDRLVVIGQQLIADGDRVRVVN, via the coding sequence ATGAATCGAGCAGTACGGCGGATGACAAGGGGAGTGGCGCTGGGGCTTGCGGGGGTCGTGGCCGCCTGCAGCAGCAGCGCGGAGGCGGGCGATACCATTCCGCCCATCATCGAAGGCGCCACGCGCGTGATCAACGTGGAGGTGGAGCCGATCGCGCCCACCGGCTTCACCGAGCTGATCCGGCTCACGGGCACCGTGCGCGCGAACCGCGACGTAGTCGTGTCGGCCACCGAAGCAGGGCTCGTGGCCTCGATCCTGGTGGACCAGGGGAGTCCGGTACGGGCTGGTCAGGCGGTGGCCCGGCTGGACGATACGCAGTTGCGGGCGCAGGTGGACGAGGCGCGCGCCCGCGCGGACCTGGCGCAGGAGACCTGGGAGCGGTACAGGCGGCTCTTCGAGGAGGATCAGGTCGGGTCCGAGCTGCAGTACCTGGAGGCCCGCTACACGGCCGAGCAGTCGGCGGCGAGCCTGACCGCGCTTTCCGCCCGGCTCGACGCCACCGTCATCAGGGCACCCTTCGAGGGCGTGCTCGACTCCCGGGACATCGAACTCGGCAGCATGATCATGCCGGGGACGCCGGTGGCCCGCGTGGTGGACCTTGACCCGGTGCGCATCCGCGGCGGCGTGCCCGAGCGGTTCGCGCTCGACGTACGGCCAGGCTCAAGGGCCACCGTGACCTTCCAGGTGCTCGAGGGCGAGATCTTCGAGGGCGACATCACCTACGTGGGTGCCGCGGTGGATCCCGAGGACCGCACCTTTCCGGTCGAGCTGACCCTCGCCAACCCCGGCGGGCTCATCAAGCCGGAGATGGTGGCCAACATCGAGATCGTGCGCGAGACCCGCTCCGACGTGGTGGTGGTTCCCCGCGAGGTGCTGCTGAGGGTCGAGGACGGCTACGTCGCGTACGTGGTGGAAGGCTCCGGCGACGAGGGAGTGGCGCGGCTGCGCGATGTTGAGCTGGGACCCGCCCAGCGCAACCTGGTCGTCATAGAGGAAGGCCTTCGGGCCGGAGACCGGCTCGTCGTCATCGGCCAGCAACTGATCGCCGACGGCGACCGGGTGCGGGTGGTGAACTGA
- a CDS encoding TolC family protein — protein MVVNAVLFMIVAVETALPAFLGAQEPVSAAAPSGEVLTLPDVVSMALRRNRDVRDARFALDLAQEQVSEAWGGVLPTVSMDANYTRNVSPAVSFLPARFFNPDAGPDELLQVQFGADNSWNTSINVEQPLFDARVFVGLGAAQRLASIQEEFVRGRSQNLVTRVRLAYYDLLLAQEQERLTRNSVTRVRQSVKETSAMNRAGLASAYDQLRIEVELANLEPNLRRAENAAMQFRRVLAVELALEDQESLQVAGSLASMDLDDPAGNTPANRAILAFAGSAPLQGAAEQRVQQAWERRSDLRQLEMAERLRHSEMRLEQMQYLPTVSFFGNYVLQAQQNGPPDFFGDPMSRASAQAVGISVSVPIFEGFRKDARVDQRRAAWRQAETQFRFARDQAASQVKSLIELADEARARARGQKLAVQQAQRGFEIASAQYREGLSGQLELTDAEVALRQSEFNYAQAVYDYLVAWAQLDEAVGAVPMVDSQFRQADGQ, from the coding sequence ATGGTAGTGAACGCTGTTCTCTTCATGATCGTGGCCGTTGAGACCGCGTTGCCGGCCTTTCTTGGTGCCCAGGAGCCGGTTTCGGCCGCAGCCCCGTCGGGCGAGGTGCTGACGCTACCGGACGTGGTCTCCATGGCGCTCCGGCGCAACCGCGACGTTCGCGATGCGCGCTTTGCCCTGGACCTGGCGCAGGAGCAGGTGTCGGAAGCCTGGGGCGGCGTCCTGCCGACCGTCAGCATGGATGCCAACTACACCCGCAACGTCTCTCCCGCCGTATCTTTCCTTCCGGCCCGTTTCTTCAATCCCGATGCGGGTCCCGACGAACTCCTCCAGGTACAGTTCGGGGCCGACAACAGTTGGAACACGAGCATCAACGTGGAGCAGCCGCTCTTCGATGCGCGTGTGTTCGTAGGCCTGGGAGCGGCCCAGCGCCTGGCGTCGATCCAGGAGGAATTCGTCCGCGGGCGCAGCCAGAACCTGGTCACGCGGGTGCGGCTGGCCTACTACGATCTGCTCCTGGCGCAGGAACAGGAGCGGCTCACGCGCAATTCCGTCACGCGGGTGCGCCAGTCCGTCAAGGAGACCAGCGCGATGAACCGGGCCGGGCTGGCGTCTGCCTACGACCAGCTCCGCATCGAGGTGGAACTGGCCAATCTGGAGCCGAACCTGCGCCGCGCAGAAAACGCCGCGATGCAGTTCCGCCGGGTGCTCGCGGTGGAACTCGCGCTGGAAGACCAGGAGAGCCTGCAGGTGGCCGGGTCCCTGGCCTCGATGGATCTGGACGATCCCGCAGGCAACACGCCGGCCAACCGTGCGATCCTGGCGTTCGCCGGTTCGGCGCCGCTGCAGGGCGCCGCCGAGCAGCGGGTCCAGCAGGCATGGGAACGGCGGTCGGATCTGCGCCAGTTGGAGATGGCCGAGCGTCTGCGCCACTCCGAGATGCGCCTGGAACAGATGCAGTACCTGCCCACGGTCTCGTTCTTCGGCAACTACGTGCTTCAGGCGCAGCAGAACGGACCGCCGGACTTCTTCGGCGACCCGATGTCGCGGGCGTCGGCGCAGGCGGTCGGGATCTCGGTGAGCGTCCCGATCTTCGAGGGCTTCCGCAAGGACGCCCGCGTCGACCAGCGCCGGGCGGCGTGGCGGCAGGCCGAGACCCAGTTCCGGTTCGCGCGCGACCAGGCGGCGAGCCAGGTAAAGTCGCTGATCGAACTGGCCGATGAGGCGCGGGCCCGGGCGCGCGGGCAGAAGCTGGCGGTCCAACAGGCGCAGCGCGGCTTCGAGATCGCCTCCGCGCAATACCGCGAGGGTCTGAGCGGCCAGCTCGAGCTTACGGACGCCGAGGTGGCGCTCAGACAGAGCGAGTTCAACTACGCGCAGGCCGTGTACGACTATCTGGTGGCCTGGGCGCAGCTCGACGAAGCGGTTGGCGCCGTGCCGATGGTGGATTCGCAATTCAGGCAGGCTGACGGACAGTAG
- a CDS encoding TetR/AcrR family transcriptional regulator gives MAIQRDDIRSHATELYLCGGLRALSMRNLAARLGVTAPALYRHYASKDEVLRDMVREAYRQSAAYIYRALSAATPLERFRRAGEENLDFALTHPRWYEMMYLSPERFGWSDYPPEVAAHAHATHQFWMDRVRECVDAGYLRAEADIRDVGMTMWAHSHGLITIYMRGLLSLSETEFRDAYRASARRMLLGLGTRKLLSEVQGGEQAGSNRAGETDEYQQTEYSEAYG, from the coding sequence ATGGCCATTCAGCGAGACGATATCCGAAGCCACGCGACCGAACTCTATCTTTGTGGAGGGCTCAGGGCGCTTTCCATGCGCAACCTGGCGGCCAGGCTGGGCGTGACCGCGCCTGCGCTGTATCGCCATTACGCCAGCAAGGACGAAGTGCTGCGCGATATGGTGCGCGAGGCCTACCGGCAGTCGGCCGCCTACATCTACCGGGCGCTCTCGGCCGCCACGCCCCTGGAACGGTTCCGGCGCGCCGGGGAGGAGAACCTCGATTTCGCCCTGACGCATCCGCGCTGGTACGAGATGATGTACCTCTCGCCGGAGCGCTTCGGCTGGTCCGACTACCCGCCCGAAGTGGCTGCCCATGCTCACGCTACACACCAGTTCTGGATGGACCGGGTGCGCGAGTGCGTGGATGCCGGGTACCTGAGGGCCGAAGCCGACATCCGCGACGTGGGGATGACTATGTGGGCCCATTCCCATGGCCTGATCACGATCTACATGCGGGGACTGCTGAGCCTGAGCGAGACCGAGTTCCGGGACGCCTACCGGGCTTCCGCCCGGCGGATGCTGCTGGGCCTCGGAACCCGCAAGCTGCTCAGCGAGGTGCAGGGCGGGGAGCAGGCCGGATCGAACCGTGCCGGGGAAACAGACGAATACCAGCAAACCGAATACAGCGAGGCATACGGATGA
- a CDS encoding efflux RND transporter permease subunit, protein MSEFRDERTAGEANAQGEDVGAGRPRSDAGYLARFKEFVLTSFAIDHRTSSVVLLILITITGLTSYQVIPKESFPEIEIPLIAVNTIYPGVSPADIETLVTRPIEEELSTISDIKELSSTSIEGYSSVTAEFETTVNIEEALQQIREKVDLAKPELPEDAEEPGILEFTFSELPIMQVNLAGDFDLVYLKEIAEDLQDELESVPEILRVDVRGGLEREVKVDVHLSRLQFYNLALQDVIDAIAAENVNIPGGSIDVGNQRFLVRVDGEFDDPELIQDLVITADDAGPIYVRDLADVEFGFSERESYARLDGSPVVTLDIVKRSGENIIETADRVRAVIDEMTPLFPATMTVKITGDMSRDIFSMVSSLENNIISGLILIVSVLLFFLGLRTSLFVAISIPSSMFLSFGVLRLLGVSMNMVVLFSLILALGMLVDNAIVVVENIYRYVERGWNRRLAAKKATGEVAGPVIAATLTTLAAFAPLLFWPGISGEFMGYLPTTLIVTLSSSLFVALVIVPTLCSMFILREGEEPPPLTRAARLTLVGVSAGVILGFALANPLTAALLLVTAGLLWALYHFAIKRAALAFQHWWLERAIVLYEAQLTRALNHPVLVLAGCAAMLVVTVVLFGRFNAGVEYFPEAIPPRQIMIDVDAPTGTRADFTDRLVRRIEDKLPAYEGVALDGESVVATVGGGGGGGPMGGGPGGPEAGLVTISMVEFQDQRTDAFQTLAMLQETIGSDLAGADISVDKAEEGPATGPPVNVELSGSDPELLNQLADEMIATLQADPVYAKLVRLNSNLDDARPELGVRVDREKAALYGLSTRRVGQAIRGAIQGIEAAKYRTGNDEYDIIVRLAEEDRDELSTLSELTVLSDGDPIPLLSVASWEVGEGAGSIQRLDMDRSVTVSSEVRAGFNSNAVLGEVQAALAEFAESLPPGYQIRYTGENEEQAEAQAFLTTAFLMALFLIGFILISQFNSLVKPFIILTSVIMSTVGVLLGLMVFQMPFGIIMTGVGIISLAGIVVNNAIVLIDYIDVLRGRDGVNRRDALVLGGMTRFRPVVLTAVTTALGLVPLAIGLNFDFFGLYGSLTPDLYWGGDQAAWWGPMAIAVIAGIIFATFLTLIVVPVMYQVVDDIGRFFRRHYSSRAAETA, encoded by the coding sequence ATGTCAGAGTTCAGGGACGAACGGACGGCCGGAGAGGCGAACGCGCAGGGCGAGGACGTGGGCGCGGGCCGGCCCCGCAGCGACGCGGGCTACCTGGCGCGCTTCAAGGAATTCGTGCTGACCAGCTTCGCCATCGACCACCGCACCAGTTCCGTGGTGTTGCTGATCCTCATCACGATCACCGGCCTGACCTCCTACCAGGTGATCCCGAAGGAGTCGTTTCCCGAGATCGAGATCCCGCTGATTGCCGTCAACACCATCTACCCGGGGGTGTCGCCTGCGGACATCGAAACACTGGTCACCCGCCCGATCGAGGAGGAACTCAGCACCATCTCCGACATCAAGGAGCTTTCCTCCACTTCCATCGAGGGATATTCCAGCGTAACCGCCGAGTTCGAGACCACGGTCAACATCGAGGAGGCGCTCCAGCAGATACGCGAGAAGGTCGACCTGGCCAAGCCCGAACTGCCCGAGGACGCGGAGGAGCCGGGCATCCTGGAGTTCACCTTTTCCGAACTCCCGATCATGCAGGTGAACCTCGCGGGTGACTTCGACCTGGTCTACCTGAAGGAGATCGCCGAGGATCTGCAGGATGAGCTGGAGAGCGTTCCCGAGATTCTGCGCGTGGACGTGCGGGGCGGGCTCGAACGCGAGGTCAAGGTGGACGTCCACCTGTCGAGACTCCAGTTCTACAACCTGGCGCTCCAGGACGTCATCGACGCGATCGCGGCCGAGAACGTCAACATCCCGGGCGGCTCCATCGACGTGGGCAACCAGCGGTTCCTCGTGCGGGTGGACGGCGAGTTCGACGATCCCGAGCTGATTCAGGATCTGGTCATAACCGCCGACGACGCGGGCCCCATCTACGTGCGCGACCTGGCGGACGTCGAGTTCGGGTTCTCGGAGCGCGAGAGCTACGCCCGGCTGGACGGGTCGCCGGTGGTGACGCTGGACATCGTCAAGCGGTCGGGAGAGAACATCATCGAGACCGCGGATCGGGTGAGGGCGGTCATCGACGAGATGACGCCGCTCTTCCCGGCGACCATGACGGTGAAGATCACCGGGGACATGTCGCGCGACATCTTCTCCATGGTGAGCTCGCTCGAGAACAACATCATCTCCGGGCTCATCCTGATCGTGAGCGTGCTGCTGTTCTTCCTGGGGCTGCGCACGTCGCTCTTCGTCGCCATCTCGATCCCCTCGTCGATGTTCCTGTCCTTCGGGGTGCTCAGGCTGCTGGGCGTGTCCATGAACATGGTCGTGCTCTTCTCGCTCATCCTGGCGCTGGGGATGCTGGTCGACAACGCGATCGTGGTGGTAGAGAACATCTACCGCTACGTGGAACGCGGGTGGAACCGGAGGCTCGCCGCCAAGAAGGCGACGGGCGAAGTGGCCGGTCCGGTAATCGCCGCGACGCTCACCACGCTGGCCGCATTCGCGCCGCTCCTGTTCTGGCCGGGCATCTCGGGCGAGTTCATGGGCTACCTGCCCACGACCCTCATCGTGACGCTCTCCAGTTCGCTCTTCGTGGCGCTGGTGATCGTTCCGACGCTGTGCTCGATGTTCATCCTGCGCGAAGGGGAGGAGCCTCCGCCGCTCACGCGGGCGGCGCGCCTCACCCTGGTCGGTGTCAGCGCCGGGGTTATTCTCGGCTTCGCGCTCGCCAATCCGCTCACTGCCGCGCTGCTGCTCGTCACCGCGGGGCTGCTGTGGGCCCTCTACCACTTCGCGATCAAGCGCGCGGCTCTGGCCTTCCAGCACTGGTGGCTCGAGCGGGCGATCGTCTTGTACGAAGCCCAGCTGACGCGCGCGCTCAACCACCCCGTCCTCGTGCTCGCCGGGTGCGCGGCGATGCTCGTGGTGACCGTGGTCCTGTTCGGGCGGTTCAACGCGGGGGTGGAGTACTTCCCGGAGGCCATTCCGCCCCGCCAGATCATGATCGACGTGGACGCCCCGACCGGTACCCGCGCGGACTTCACCGACCGGCTCGTGCGCCGCATCGAGGACAAACTGCCCGCCTACGAGGGGGTTGCGCTCGACGGCGAGTCGGTGGTGGCCACCGTGGGCGGAGGTGGCGGAGGCGGTCCGATGGGCGGCGGCCCGGGCGGCCCGGAAGCTGGACTCGTGACCATCTCCATGGTGGAATTCCAGGACCAGCGGACCGACGCCTTCCAGACGCTGGCGATGCTGCAGGAAACGATCGGCAGCGACCTCGCGGGAGCCGACATCTCGGTCGACAAGGCCGAAGAGGGACCCGCCACCGGCCCGCCCGTGAACGTCGAACTGTCGGGTTCGGACCCCGAGCTGCTGAACCAGCTCGCCGACGAGATGATCGCCACCCTGCAGGCGGATCCCGTCTACGCCAAGCTTGTCCGCCTCAACAGCAACCTCGACGACGCCCGTCCCGAACTGGGCGTGCGCGTGGACCGGGAGAAGGCCGCGCTCTACGGGCTCTCGACCCGTCGCGTGGGCCAGGCCATCCGGGGCGCCATCCAGGGCATCGAAGCGGCGAAGTACCGGACCGGCAACGACGAATACGACATCATCGTGCGCCTGGCGGAGGAGGACCGGGACGAGCTCAGCACCCTGTCCGAACTCACGGTGCTGTCGGACGGCGACCCCATCCCCCTGCTCTCGGTGGCTTCCTGGGAGGTAGGGGAAGGGGCGGGGTCCATCCAGCGCCTCGACATGGACCGCTCGGTTACGGTGTCGTCGGAGGTGCGCGCCGGCTTCAACTCCAACGCCGTGCTGGGCGAGGTGCAGGCGGCGCTCGCGGAGTTCGCGGAGTCGCTCCCGCCGGGATACCAGATCCGCTACACGGGCGAGAACGAGGAGCAGGCGGAGGCCCAGGCCTTCCTCACCACCGCGTTCCTGATGGCGCTCTTCCTCATCGGCTTCATCCTCATCTCGCAGTTCAACTCGCTGGTGAAGCCCTTCATCATCCTGACCTCGGTGATCATGTCCACGGTCGGCGTGCTGCTGGGGCTGATGGTGTTCCAGATGCCCTTCGGCATCATCATGACCGGGGTGGGCATCATCTCCCTTGCCGGAATCGTGGTGAACAACGCCATCGTGCTCATCGACTACATCGACGTGCTGCGCGGGCGCGACGGAGTGAACCGGCGGGACGCGCTGGTGCTGGGCGGCATGACCCGCTTCCGCCCGGTGGTGCTGACCGCGGTGACGACGGCGCTCGGCCTGGTGCCGCTCGCGATCGGGCTCAACTTCGACTTCTTTGGCCTGTACGGAAGCCTCACTCCGGACCTGTACTGGGGAGGCGACCAGGCCGCCTGGTGGGGACCGATGGCGATCGCGGTGATCGCCGGAATCATCTTCGCCACCTTCCTCACCCTGATCGTGGTGCCCGTGATGTACCAGGTGGTCGACGACATCGGGCGGTTCTTCCGCCGGCACTACTCCTCGCGGGCCGCGGAGACCGCCTGA